A part of Anolis carolinensis isolate JA03-04 unplaced genomic scaffold, rAnoCar3.1.pri scaffold_10, whole genome shotgun sequence genomic DNA contains:
- the LOC103281939 gene encoding uncharacterized protein LOC103281939: MKVLTMALALAIFTGCQASVLRNEANPKLEKLKDDLQEYLRNMTQAVNVQIDYIRRLELTQSLVDQLHGVKQRVIDLKKELPAEVFQAYKQVVGVSMEVVKKGLDSLRGLKDKVTPATNELATSFYDTVLPFTNSVARTVDAYTNAMRRTVAEAADQLKRPKLVEKLGRQLGELRNQLAPHAEGLRDKLEALKASWAPYEKFKEGMEKIKQTFQPLVDSVLQAVRKYMEKFKEWAQEPSEGPQEQ, encoded by the exons ATGAAGGTCCTCACCATGGCTCTGGCTTTGGCCATTTTCACAG GATGCCAGGCTTCCGTCCTCCGGAACGAGGCCAACCCCAAACTGGAAAAGTTGAAAGACGACTTGCAGGAATACCTGAGAAACATGACCCAAGCCGTGAATGTCCAGATAGACTACATCCGAAGGCTGGAGCTCACCCAGTCGCTGGT AGACCAGCTTCATGGAGTGAAGCAGCGGGTGATCGACCTGAAGAAGGAGCTTCCAGCGGAGGTCTTTCAGGCCTACAAGCAGGTGGTCGGGGTCTCCATGGAGGTGGTCAAGAAGGGCCTGGACTCCCTCCGCGGCTTAAAGGACAAGGTGACCCCCGCCACCAATGAGCTGGCCACGTCCTTTTACGACACCGTGCTCCCTTTCACCAACTCGGTGGCCCGGACGGTGGACGCCTACACCAACGCCATGCGCCGGACGGTGGCCGAAGCCGCCGACCAACTGAAGAGGCCCAAACTGGTCGAGAAGCTGGGACGGCAACTGGGAGAGCTGAGGAACCAGTTGGCGCCTCATGCCGAAGGGCTGCGGGACAAACTGGAGGCCTTGAAGGCTTCCTGGGCGCCGTATGAGAAGTTCAAGGAAGGGATGGAGAAGATCAAGCAGACCTTCCAGCCCTTGGTGGACTCCGTTCTCCAAGCCGTCAGGAAATACATGGAGAAGTTTAAGGAATGGGCACAAGAGCCTTCCGAGGGTCCCCAAGAGCAATGA